One segment of Pseudanabaena sp. PCC 6802 DNA contains the following:
- a CDS encoding ShlB/FhaC/HecB family hemolysin secretion/activation protein gives MAIGLSWLSFSPLLWAQTPNSPNTLDPTERSRPKLPALPSDLPTPQPQPLTPNPQPPIPNPQSPTPTTRILVKQVRVLGSTVFDVAELDKIVEPFIGKESTFEDLLAIRTAITQLYINRGYATSGAFLPPQDVSDGVVTVQVIEGELERLDLKGLARLKPEYVRDRIGIATQAPISILRLEAALQLLQSDPLFASVQAELKAGTAPGRSVLEVTLKEAPTVKGDLIVENRDSPSVGAIRYSASLNHINLLGFGDRLNAEVGFTSGISSYRIGYDFPINAYDGSLSINYSRDNSRIIEQPFSALDINGISHTLSLGWRQPLIRTPDREFALGLSLDLRESQTYLLGNMPFSFSPGPEDGKSRVTAIRFSQDWVNRSPTQVLAARSQFSLGIGAFNATINDSGTDGRFLSWLGQFQYVQSLGQDAILIGRIAAQLSNGSLLPIEQFSIGGLDTVRGYRQNRIVGDNGIVGSIEARLPIVREPEGIGLIQIAPFFDIGTIWNHAGVASNPSTLASIGVGLRWQIGSVATIRLDYGLPLNRNNQPGNSIEDNGFTFSVRIQAMSY, from the coding sequence ATGGCAATCGGCCTATCCTGGCTGAGTTTTTCGCCCCTGTTATGGGCGCAGACCCCTAATTCACCCAATACACTCGATCCAACTGAGCGTAGTCGTCCCAAGTTGCCTGCTCTCCCAAGCGACCTGCCAACCCCTCAACCCCAACCCCTAACTCCCAATCCCCAACCCCCAATCCCCAACCCCCAATCCCCAACCCCCACTACCAGAATCCTGGTCAAGCAAGTTCGAGTTTTGGGCAGTACGGTTTTTGATGTTGCAGAACTAGACAAGATCGTTGAGCCTTTTATTGGCAAGGAATCTACATTTGAGGATTTGCTAGCTATTCGGACAGCGATTACGCAACTTTATATCAATCGCGGTTACGCGACATCAGGTGCGTTTCTACCCCCTCAAGATGTTTCCGATGGCGTTGTCACAGTGCAGGTAATTGAAGGCGAGCTAGAGCGTCTCGACCTCAAGGGATTAGCTCGCCTCAAACCGGAATACGTCCGCGATCGCATCGGCATAGCAACTCAAGCTCCGATTAGTATCCTGCGCTTAGAAGCGGCATTGCAGTTGTTACAGTCCGACCCACTGTTTGCATCCGTGCAGGCAGAGCTAAAGGCAGGTACCGCTCCCGGTCGCAGCGTTCTGGAGGTGACACTAAAAGAAGCTCCAACGGTCAAAGGCGATCTAATCGTAGAAAATCGGGATTCACCCAGTGTAGGGGCGATTCGTTATAGTGCGAGTTTGAATCATATTAATCTCTTGGGGTTTGGCGATCGCCTCAATGCTGAAGTAGGATTTACTTCTGGCATTAGCAGTTACAGGATTGGCTACGATTTTCCCATCAATGCCTATGATGGTAGCCTGAGCATTAATTATAGCCGCGACAATAGCAGAATTATAGAGCAGCCGTTCTCTGCTTTGGATATCAACGGTATTTCTCACACTCTTTCTTTGGGATGGCGGCAACCGCTCATACGTACTCCCGATCGGGAATTTGCTTTGGGATTGAGCCTGGACTTGCGCGAAAGTCAAACTTACTTGTTAGGAAATATGCCATTTTCGTTTTCCCCTGGTCCTGAAGATGGCAAATCGAGAGTAACTGCCATTCGCTTTAGTCAAGATTGGGTCAATCGCAGTCCCACGCAGGTCTTAGCAGCGCGATCGCAGTTTAGCCTGGGTATCGGTGCCTTTAATGCTACCATCAACGATTCTGGTACAGATGGTAGATTTCTCAGTTGGTTGGGACAATTTCAATACGTGCAATCCCTCGGGCAGGATGCCATTCTAATTGGGCGCATTGCGGCGCAACTCAGTAATGGTTCGCTACTTCCCATTGAACAATTCAGCATTGGTGGTTTAGATACGGTGCGCGGCTATCGCCAGAATCGGATTGTGGGAGATAATGGCATAGTTGGTTCCATTGAGGCACGGTTACCGATTGTGAGAGAACCTGAAGGCATTGGCCTAATCCAAATCGCACCATTTTTTGATATTGGCACAATTTGGAATCATGCGGGTGTTGCCTCAAATCCCAGTACACTTGCCAGCATAGGTGTGGGATTGCGATGGCAAATCGGTTCTGTGGCAACTATCCGACTTGACTATGGCTTGCCGCTGAATCGCAATAATCAACCTGGCAACTCCATAGAGGATAATGGTTTCACCTTTTCAGTGCGCATCCAAGCTATGTCCTACTGA
- a CDS encoding DUF3086 domain-containing protein: MSPENLPIEEENMSAPLPVEDTSATTSQSNQSSQSDRLSQFEQSDELDELGELSADELSALDDLNELINSAEPIEAPDTSSADRTDTSPELALVSIPESTTLQQEADRLKAEIELLKTTKQEILEAQVQELQAAIVRATQDSLGDLEKRQQELQASIALLQRKQERLQNEMKTTYAGASQDIAVRVQGFKDYLVGSLQDLVASAEKLELVPPKAEPLAEPVVTAKPQVEESPMLAEQAFESQKQRIEQLLERYRTLPDYYGPPWKLRRTFEQVHADRVANWFLAQAGRGAIRSMGTRLQNILVAAAVVSVLRALYADKVRILVLATSPERLGEWRRGFQDCLGIGRDNFGPEKGVVLFEDPDPLSLKGDRLVSEGLTPLVIIDEAEEYISVDLLRFPLILAYGRDPQAKPSYASRDKDRDRDFRDF; encoded by the coding sequence ATGTCTCCTGAGAATCTCCCCATAGAAGAAGAAAACATGTCCGCACCTTTACCGGTGGAGGATACATCTGCAACCACTAGTCAATCTAACCAATCTAGTCAAAGCGATCGCCTGAGCCAGTTTGAACAATCGGACGAATTAGATGAATTGGGCGAATTAAGTGCGGACGAATTAAGCGCGCTGGACGATCTAAATGAGTTAATTAACAGTGCAGAGCCAATCGAAGCTCCTGACACCAGCAGTGCCGATCGCACCGACACCAGTCCTGAACTAGCGCTTGTATCAATTCCAGAATCAACGACCTTACAGCAGGAAGCAGATCGCCTGAAGGCAGAAATCGAGCTACTCAAGACAACAAAGCAGGAGATTTTAGAGGCTCAGGTGCAGGAGTTACAGGCTGCAATAGTACGGGCAACCCAGGATAGTTTGGGCGATTTAGAAAAGCGCCAGCAGGAGTTGCAGGCAAGCATTGCCCTCCTGCAAAGGAAGCAAGAGCGACTGCAAAATGAGATGAAAACAACCTATGCGGGCGCATCTCAGGACATTGCCGTGCGCGTGCAGGGCTTTAAAGACTACCTGGTCGGTAGCTTACAGGATCTAGTGGCAAGCGCAGAAAAACTAGAGTTAGTTCCACCCAAAGCAGAGCCTCTAGCCGAACCAGTGGTAACAGCGAAACCACAGGTAGAAGAGTCGCCAATGCTGGCAGAACAAGCGTTTGAATCACAAAAACAAAGGATCGAACAGCTACTAGAGCGCTATCGTACCTTACCCGATTACTATGGCCCCCCTTGGAAACTGCGGCGCACGTTCGAGCAGGTTCATGCCGATCGCGTTGCCAACTGGTTCCTAGCCCAAGCTGGTAGAGGTGCGATTCGCAGTATGGGCACCCGGCTGCAAAATATTCTAGTTGCCGCTGCTGTCGTATCAGTTCTGCGGGCTTTGTACGCTGACAAAGTGCGCATTCTGGTTTTAGCCACTTCCCCGGAACGTCTGGGAGAATGGCGGCGCGGCTTTCAAGATTGCCTGGGCATCGGTCGCGATAACTTCGGCCCTGAAAAAGGAGTTGTTTTATTTGAAGACCCCGATCCGCTATCGCTTAAAGGCGATCGCCTCGTCAGCGAAGGCTTAACCCCGCTCGTAATTATTGATGAAGCCGAGGAATACATCTCCGTCGATCTCCTGCGGTTCCCACTCATACTTGCCTACGGGCGCGATCCGCAAGCCAAACCCAGTTATGCGTCTAGGGATAAAGATAGAGATAGAGACTTTCGCGATTTCTAA
- the plsY gene encoding glycerol-3-phosphate 1-O-acyltransferase PlsY encodes MLELALLPIAYLLGSIPTGYIAGRLAGMDIREHGSGSTGATNVWRCVGKEAGIAVFAIDLLKGILAVWLMQRAEAISAWLRGILGDGLPFTSAGTAWGQEWFVVAAALLVLFGHSRSCWIGFKGGKSVATGLGVILGINWIAALGAFGLWLATMAIWRTVSISSIIAAIASPILMFVTRSPLAYVLITVVGGLFVIWRHRSNIERILQGREPRFGSPQIEQNSQEPTS; translated from the coding sequence ATGCTAGAACTTGCCTTACTCCCCATCGCATACCTGCTCGGATCGATTCCCACTGGTTATATTGCTGGGCGTTTGGCAGGCATGGATATTCGCGAACATGGCTCCGGCTCGACGGGTGCCACTAATGTGTGGCGCTGCGTGGGCAAGGAAGCAGGCATTGCTGTATTTGCGATCGATTTACTCAAGGGTATACTGGCAGTTTGGTTAATGCAACGTGCGGAAGCGATTAGCGCCTGGCTGCGAGGGATTTTAGGAGACGGTCTGCCGTTTACTAGTGCTGGCACAGCATGGGGACAGGAATGGTTTGTCGTAGCAGCAGCCTTGCTGGTTTTATTCGGACATAGCCGCTCCTGCTGGATTGGGTTTAAAGGTGGCAAATCGGTGGCAACGGGCTTGGGAGTTATCCTGGGCATAAATTGGATTGCCGCTCTCGGAGCTTTTGGTTTGTGGCTGGCAACAATGGCAATTTGGCGTACCGTATCGATTAGTTCGATTATTGCGGCGATCGCTTCGCCCATATTAATGTTTGTGACGCGATCGCCACTTGCTTACGTCTTAATTACAGTGGTAGGCGGGCTGTTTGTGATCTGGAGGCACCGTTCTAATATCGAACGGATTCTACAAGGCAGAGAACCGCGCTTTGGTTCTCCCCAAATAGAGCAGAATTCACAGGAACCCACGAGTTAA
- a CDS encoding photosystem II reaction center protein K produces the protein MQLSMLLAVLPEAYRMFDPLIDVLPVIPIFFLLLAFVWQAAVGFK, from the coding sequence ATGCAATTATCAATGCTATTGGCAGTTTTGCCCGAAGCATACAGAATGTTCGATCCATTGATTGACGTACTACCTGTAATTCCTATTTTCTTTTTGTTGCTGGCTTTTGTCTGGCAAGCAGCGGTTGGTTTTAAATAA